Within the Fibrobacter sp. genome, the region ACTATAGCATTCCGACTGGATTTCTGGAATTGTCATGGACAGAGACAACTTGCCAATGCTTTGCTTTATGGCAATCTCCCATAAAGAAGCTATGCTTACACAAAGGTTTTCTTCAGTCTCAATAATATTCCGTGCTTTGTCAGAAAGACTTTTCACATCTGCTAAGGAAAACAACAAGGCGTTTGTATCAAGGAGATAAATCACAAATACTCCTTGAAGCAGTCTGGCGTCTCGTCAAAATCGGGAGCCATCGAGAAACCAGCCTCATGGCCACCAAGCTTACGCTTTACAATTTCTTTTCTTGGGGTAACTTTCTCGGAAGGCTGTAACGACGAAACCAGCATCATCAGCAAGTTCCAGCGAGCTTCAGTAGGCAAAGCCTTTATTTCCGCAACAATAGAATCGTAAGACAAGGTAGCCTCCTTTCTAACGGAAATATAGCCTAAAACATCTGTACTCATACAACTCCTTTCTTGCCAACAAGCGTTAAACAGCCTTAAATTAAACAAACATGAAGAAATCATTTACAAAATTAAGCATTT harbors:
- a CDS encoding DUF2281 domain-containing protein produces the protein MSTDVLGYISVRKEATLSYDSIVAEIKALPTEARWNLLMMLVSSLQPSEKVTPRKEIVKRKLGGHEAGFSMAPDFDETPDCFKEYL
- a CDS encoding type II toxin-antitoxin system VapC family toxin, yielding MIYLLDTNALLFSLADVKSLSDKARNIIETEENLCVSIASLWEIAIKQSIGKLSLSMTIPEIQSECYSRSIEIVPIKPAEIEKIKTLPKIHNDPFDRLIIAQANAMDATIVTRDSKIPEYPVQVAW